One window of the Archangium primigenium genome contains the following:
- a CDS encoding DUF1778 domain-containing protein: protein MSSSYRLQATLPAPFETQLEQLRTVLEIDTSEVIKEALGFFAKAVLEARQGHRVAIVDEKQKVLFEYSSPSLTRLEWSARDERRIVLPDSDFDRLVDELEKPAKPSPRLRALAKRKSR, encoded by the coding sequence ATGTCTTCGTCCTACCGCTTGCAGGCGACGCTGCCCGCCCCGTTCGAGACGCAGCTCGAACAACTCCGGACCGTGCTCGAGATCGATACGTCCGAGGTCATCAAGGAGGCTCTTGGGTTCTTCGCCAAGGCTGTCCTGGAAGCGCGACAGGGCCATCGCGTGGCGATCGTGGACGAGAAGCAGAAGGTCCTCTTCGAGTACAGCTCCCCCTCGCTCACCCGCCTGGAGTGGAGCGCGCGAGATGAGCGGCGCATCGTGTTGCCCGACAGTGATTTCGACCGGCTCGTGGACGAGCTCGAGAAGCCGGCCAAGCCTTCGCCGCGCCTTCGCGCCCTCGCGAAGCGCAAGTCTCGCTGA
- a CDS encoding DUF4184 family protein: MPVTLPAHAAAILPFWRRFPSGWARAALVVGACTPDLSYVHLMPGRRLSHLFPECFLFGVPVGLAVLMTFQGLVLPALRRGLPEWRGVQWGRFAGATPPPRTVLGWGAVVGALVLGICTHVLWDGFTHYRMWPARELYGPVRVTLFGKELLLSRVLQHTSSIIGSVLVLGVLARRYPHLTPVPGGSRADFLRLLVPSLLGAGVGLLLRLSHYESMGALEAQVWWAFWPTFTGGLAGLLVGCGLVRWRG, from the coding sequence ATGCCGGTGACCCTGCCGGCGCACGCGGCGGCCATCCTGCCCTTCTGGCGCCGCTTCCCGAGCGGCTGGGCGCGCGCGGCGCTGGTGGTGGGCGCGTGCACGCCGGACCTCTCGTACGTGCACCTGATGCCCGGGCGGAGGCTGTCGCACCTCTTCCCGGAGTGCTTCCTGTTCGGCGTGCCGGTGGGGCTCGCGGTGTTGATGACGTTCCAGGGGCTGGTGCTGCCCGCGCTGCGGAGGGGGCTGCCCGAGTGGCGGGGTGTGCAGTGGGGCCGCTTCGCGGGGGCCACGCCGCCGCCCCGGACGGTGCTCGGGTGGGGTGCGGTGGTGGGGGCGCTGGTGCTCGGCATCTGCACGCACGTGCTCTGGGACGGCTTCACCCACTACCGCATGTGGCCCGCGCGGGAACTCTACGGCCCGGTGCGGGTGACACTGTTCGGCAAGGAGCTGCTGCTCTCGCGCGTCTTGCAGCACACGTCGTCGATCATCGGCTCGGTGCTCGTGCTGGGCGTGCTGGCGCGGCGCTATCCCCACCTGACCCCGGTGCCGGGGGGCTCACGCGCGGACTTCCTGCGACTGCTCGTACCGTCGCTGCTGGGCGCAGGCGTGGGGCTCCTGCTGCGGCTGTCGCACTACGAATCCATGGGCGCGCTGGAGGCCCAGGTGTGGTGGGCCTTCTGGCCCACGTTCACCGGCGGGCTCGCGGGCCTCTTGGTCGGGTGCGGGCTCGTGCGCTGGCGGGGATGA